AGTACCGCGTTCGTGGGAACCTCTCGGTGGACGAGTACGGTGCGAACCTCGAAGCCGACGAGTTCGAAGAGTCTGACGACGACCCGGCCGACCGTGCGATGGCCATCCTCACGGAGGTGGGTGCATGAGTTCCTCACCAGTCGTTGGAACGCGCGAAGTCGCCTACCGCGTCTTCGCCGCCGAGTTCGACGACGCGTCGCTTTCGTACTCCGAGAGTGACGAAGAGCGCGCACCGAACTACGTCGTCACGCCGACGGGTGCGCGCCTCAACCGGACGTTCGTCGCGGGCGCGCTCACCGAAGTCGAGCATGTCAACGACGAGGTGCTCCGCGGTCGTATCGCCGACCCGACGGGCGCGTTCGTCACCTACGCCGGGCAGTATCAACCCGACCCGATGGCGTTCTTAGACCAGGCGACGCCGCCGGCGTTCGTCGCACTCGCAGGGAAGGCCCGGACGTACCAACCGGACGACTCCGACGTCGTCTACACGTCGATTCGCCCGGAGAGCATCAACACCATCGACGCCGACGTGCGGGACCGATGGCTGGTCTCGACGGCCGAGGCGACGCTCGAACGCATCGCGGTGTTCGACGAAGCACTCTCGATGCCGCAGCGCGGTGACGAACTTCGCCGCGTCCTCGAAGCACGAGGCGTCGAATCGACGCTCGCAGCGGGTATCCCACGGGCAATCGACCACTACGGGACGACCCGTGCGTACCTCGAAGCAGTCCGAACGCTCGCCGTCGAGGCATTGGAACTGGTTGCGGGCGAACGCGACCAGGTCGAAGACCTCGCAGTGTCGCCGGGCGACGAGGGCGACGTGACGCTCGGGTCCCTGCCCGAACTCGACCTTCTGCCGGCCGACAGCGTCGACATCGGTCCTGCTCCCGAAGAAACGGTGACAGCAGCCGAAGAATCGGACGACGCAGCGGTGTCCGAATCTGTCGAAGCAGAGTCTGAAACGGCGGAGCCTGAGACAGCAGACTCCGTCGAGGCCGAACCCGAGACGGCGGACTCTGTAGAAGCCGAAGCCGAGGCCTCCGAAGCCGAGGCCTCCGAAGCCGCCGAAATCGAAGCGGATGCCGAACCCGTCGCTGCTGAAGCGACGACCGCTGGGACGGCGGAAGCAGAACCTGTGTCCGAGACCACTGCTGACTCGGAACCCGTGACGGCCGAGACGGAATCCGTGTCCACCGAACCGGACGCAGCCTCTGCCACGCCAGACCCCGAACCCGAGTCTGAACCCTCGGACACGTCGTCGACGGGCGGTTCGCTCGGCGACTTCGAAGACGACGTCGTCGCAGACGACGACCCCCTCGACGAACCTTCACTCGACGAGTTGGGTGACTTCGACGACGACCTCCCAGACATCGAGGAGGCCGACGTGGAGACCGACCCAGTGTCTGAGACGGAAGACTCGACTGCTGAGGCAGCGGCTGACACGGAGTCGGTCGACGACACGACTGCAGACTCGGCGACCGAAGCAACCGACCCGTCGGCGATGTACGAACTCGACGACGACGAGCGCGCCGAAATCGAATCCGAGTTCGGCACGGAGTTCACGAGTGGGTCGGACGTCGACCCCGCCGGCGAGGCGGACATCGACGTCCCCGACGTCGAAGAACTCTCCGAGCAGGTGGAAGACGAACCTGAACCGGCAGCAGACCCTGAACCCGTTTCCGAGCCCGTCGAGACCGAGTCCGAACCGACCGACGCGGAACCCGAGTCCGATGACGACACGCCCGCTGAAGACGTCAACCTCGAAGTGGCAGTCGTCGAAGCGATGGAAGACATCGACGACGGCGACGGTGCGGCACACGACGACGTCGTCGCCGCCGTCGTCGACGAGTACGGCGTCGACCCCGGCTCGGTCGAAGACGCCATTCAGGACGCGCTCCTCGGTGGTCGCTGCTACGAACCGCAAGACGACGTGCTGAAGGCCATCTGAGGCCGTGTCCGGCCCGCTCGTCGAACCGATTCCCGGCGAACCCGCTGCCGTCGCGCAGACCACTCGCCGCGGATTCCCAGAGCGGTCGCTCGTCATCGCCGACTACCACGCCGGTATCGAGGCTGGACTGCGGTACGAGCGCGGGGTCGAACTCCCGTCGAACGCCGCGGTTCGTCGCGAGCGACTCTGCTCACTTCTCGACCGAACAGGTGCAGACCGCCTCGTCGTCCTCGGTGACTTAGGCCACCGCATCGGCGAGCCGAAGGGTGCGGAAGCCGAGGAGTTGACCGACTTCGTGGAGACCGTTACCGACCGGGCCGAGATAACGCTCGTCCCCGGCAACCACGACGGCGGCCTCGCGGACTTTTTTGACGACCGAGTCGAGGTGACAGACCGGTCTGGTGTCAGACTCGGCGACGTCGGATTCTGTCACGGCCACACGTGGCCCTCTCGGGACGTCCTCGCCGCCGACGTGGTCTGTTCGGCGCACGAACACCCGGCGGTCAGACTCGAAGACGAAGTCGGCGGGGCGCGAAAAGAGCGCGTCTGGCTCCGCGGGTCGCTCGTCCCGGACGTGTTCGCGGAACACTTCGACGTAGACGTTTCCGAACTGGAGTGGCACGACCCGGAGTTCGTGATGTTTCCGGCGTTCAACAACACCTCCGGTGGGACGTGGGTCAACGTCCCCGGTCAGGGATTCCTCTCACCGTTTCTGCCGGATGGACTCGTCGATGGTGAGGCGTACCTGTTGGACGGGACGCGGTTGGGTGACTATCGGCGGGTGTAGACTCACTACCCTCACGAACCTCCGCACACGATTTCCGGTCACCCCCGCCCCGAGCGGTGTGCTTAATCACCTCGAACGGTAACCTCGGGCGATGTCAGACGGCGAGGCCGCCGCTGGGATGGACGCGTTTACGACGCTCTCGTCACCCGTCCGTGCGGCGCTCTCGGAACGTGGATTCACGACACCGACAGAGCCACAGCGTCGGGCGATTCCACCGCTGGCCGATGGAAAAAACGGGCTCATCATCGCACCGACCGGAACCGGAAAGACGGAGACGGCGATGTTGCCTGTTTTCTCGGCCATCAGTGAGGCCGAGGACCGGTTCGGTATCTCTGCACTCTACATCACGCCGCTTCGGGCGCTGAACCGCGACATGCGCGAGCGGCTCGACTGGTGGGGAGCGGTACTCGATATCGATATCGACGTTCGACACGGCGACACCACACAGTACCAGCGACAGAAGCAGGCGAACGACCCGCCGGACGTGCTGGTGACGACGCCCGAGACGTTGCAGGCGATGCTCACGGGGAAGAAGTTGCGGAAGGCCCTCTCCGACGTGCATCACGTCGTCGTCGACGAGGTTCACGAACTGGCCTCGGCCAAACGCGGGGCGCAGTTGACCATCGGATTAGAGCGTCTTCGGGAACTCGCGGGACCCTTCCAGCGAATCGGTCTCTCGGCAACTGTTGGGTCGCCCGCCGAAGTGGGGAAGTTCCTCACCGGGGACCGCGACTTCGAAATCATCGAAGTCGACGTGGACAACCGCGTGGAGTTCGACGTGGTCCGTCCCGAGGTGACGAAGGAAGACGAACGCCTCGCAGGCCGTCTCGCGACCGACCCCGAGATCGCGAGTCACGTCCGGACGATACGCGACATCGTCCAAAGCCACGAATCGGTGCTCGTCTTCGTCAACACCCGGCAGACTGCGGAAGCACTCGGGTCGCGGTTCAAGGCGCTCGACGATCCCATCGAAGTCCACCACGGGTCGCTCTCGAAAGACGTCCGTATCGACGTCGAAGACCGGTTCAAAAGCGGTGAGTTGGACGCGCTCATCTGTACGTCGTCGATGGAACTCGGCATCGACGTGGGCCGCGTCGACCACGTCGTCCAATACAACAGTCCCCGTGAAGTCTCCCGACTCCTCCAGCGAGTCGGCCGCGCTGGGCACCGACTCGGCGTCGTCTCCCGTGGGACCATCATCACTGACCACCCCGACGACACGATGGAGGCCCTCGCTATCGCCCGGCGGGCGGAGTCAGGGGCGGTCGAACCCGCCCGCGTACACCACGGCAGTCTCGACACCGTCGCCAACCAAATCGTCGGCGTCGTCATGGACTACGGCGACGTCTCTGCCCGGCGAACCTACGAAATCGTCACTCGGGCGTACCCGTTCCGTGACCTCTCTGAAGACGACTTCCGCGCCGTCGTCCGCGAACTCTCACAGAATCGATTGCTCTGGTTAGACGAAGACAAGGACCTCTTAGAGAAGTCGAGTGGGACGTGGCAGTACTTCTATGCGAACCTCTCGATGATTCCTGACGAGGAGACGTACGACGTCCACGACATCTCCTCACGGCGGCAAATCGGGACGCTCGACGAGAAGTTCGTCCTCAACTTCGCCTCGCCGGGCGCGACCTTCATCCAACGTGGTGAGATGTGGCGCGTCAACGACGTCGACGACGAGGAAGCACGAGTGAACGTCTCGCCAATCGAAGACCCCGGCGGCGAGGTGCCGTCGTGGGTCGGGTCCGAGATTCCAGTCCCCGCACCGGTCGCCGGCGAGGTGGGAGAACTCCGTGACGTGGCAGCACCGCAGTTCGAATCCGGGGCAGACCGAGACAGCGTCGCCCGCGACATCGCACAGCGGTATCCGACTGACGCGGCAACCGTGTCGACTGCGCTCGGCCCCATCGAACGACAGGTCGAGGCAGATGCGCCGATTCCGACCGCCACTCGCCTCGTCCTCGAAGGCTCACCGCGAAAGGTGACGCTGAACTCCTGTTACGGCCACCGGGTGAACGAGACGCTCGGCCGACTCCTCTCGGCGCTCATCGGCCAGCGAACCGGGTCGTCGGTCGGGATGGAAGTCGACCCGTACCGCGTCGAGTTCGACGTGCCGGGGAAGGTGAGTCCGACGACGTTCGCCGAGGTCCTTCGTGAGACGGACCCAGCGCACGTCGAGGCACTCCTCGAACTGGCGCTCAAGCGCTCCGACTCGCTGAAGTTCACGCTCGCGCAGGTCGCCGCGAAGTTCGGGGCGCTCAAACGCTGGCAGGGGAAGGGTCGCTTCGGCGGTGACCGACTGCTCGCCGCGCTCGAAGACACGCCAGTGTACGACGAGGCCGTCAGAGAGGTGTTCCACACCGATCTCGCCGTCGAGGAGACGGTCGAACTCCTCCGGCGAGTCCACGAGGGCGACGTAGAACTCGTCGTCGCCCGTGAACCGACGCCAATCGGGACCGGTGGCCGCGGGTCGGGAACCGACCTGCTCGTCCCAGAGAACGCCGACGCGAGCGTCATCCAGACGATTCGGGACCGGATTCAGAACGACCGGGTGTTGCTCGCGTGTCTCCACTGTAAGGAGTGGACGCGGAAGACGAAGGTCGAGCGCGTCAGGGACCCACCGGAGTGTCCGCAGTGTGGGGCGACGCGAATCGCCGCGCTGAACCCGTGGGACGAAGAGACGGTGAAGGCGGTTCGTGCCCCGGAGAAGGACGAAGAACAAGAGCGACTCACGAAACGCGCGTATCGCTCGGCGAGTCTGGTGCAGGCCCACGGCAAGAAAGCAGTCATCGCCCTCGCAGCGCGGGGCGTCGGCCCGCACAACGCGGCACGCATCATCAACAAACTCCGTGAAGACGAAGACGACTTCTACCGCGATATTCTCGAACGGGAGCGAGAGTACGCCCGGACGCAATCGTTCTGGGACTGATTCTGAGACCGATTACTCTGCGACCGCCCACTCGTCGAGAATCGCCGTTACGGCGGTTCTGAGCGCCTCGAAGTCCTGCATCGTGATGCCGTCCGTCGTGACGAACACGCCCATGTCTTCGACCGTGATGCGGACGAGGTAGCCGTTTTCGAACACGCGGATGGTGTACTGATAGTCGCCGAGTTCGGACCCGCGATAGGCATCCTGTGTCATCTTGAAGTCGTGCCACTCGTTTCCGATGAACGAGTTCAGGTCGGCCTCCTGTTCGAGGTCGCCGCGGAGGTACACTTGCAGGTAGTCGAATCGGTTGAAGTACGTCAGCGACCGCAGACTGTCACCAGCGGCCGTTCGACACGTCGAAATCAGCTTTTGCTGTGCTTCCTCGGGGAGCAGATTTGACATCAGTGTCCGGTGTGTGACCAACTACCAAATAGGCGGCGCCTCCGGCAGGCGACGTGTCAGTGGGCGTCGTCTCTTCGACGCGGTCGGTGCCGCCTGCCCGTCTCACTCCGACGAGTAAGCGTCGCGGTAGTCACGCTCTCGTCGAATGAGTTCCTCGACGCCGTATTCGAGGATGTCCGCCCCGAGCGACGTCGCGCGGTAGTAGGCGAACAACCCGTCTTCGTCAGCGCGAGTTCGTTTTCGCTTCTCCACGAGGCCGACGTCGACGAGTTTCCGGAGGTGGTAGTGGAGCGTGTTCGCCCGCACGTCGAGGGCGTCTTCCAGCTCTTTCGGACTTCGCTCGCCGAAATGGACCAACCGGTACAGGAGGGTAAATCGAGTTCTATCACCGAGTGCCGCCTGCATGTCGAGGTACTCGTCCAGCGTGAGGACGCTCGTCGACGGCAGTAACTCGGCGGGGTCTTCGGGCAGTCCGTCCGAGTCGACCGGTGAGTTCGTCGCCATCTCAGTTCGATAGATGCGGTAACTCGACTTAACAGTTCTTGAGTCGAACATCACTGAAAAGGCCGTTTTTTATATATGTGTTCGGTCAGTACGGCCTCACATGCGCGACTCCATCACACGAGACGACATTCGAGCGTCGCTCGGACGCACCACCTACGACCGGTTTCTCGTCTACGTGATGGGTCCCTACAAATCGTTCAACCTGAACTACGTCCTCTCGGAGCAGGAACTGAGAGACATCGACATCGAGGACCTTCCGGGGCCGATTCGGCGGTTGTTCGCCGCACGCGACGACATCGACGACGCGCTCGCCCTCCTTCGCAGACTCCAAGGGTCACTGCGTGCCGACCCGGGCGTGAACGCGTTCCTCGCCGTCGATGTGGATATCGACACCGACGAAGTCGACGCCGCGACACAGAGCATCGCCTTCGCGCGGGCGAGCAACGCAACCGTGTTCGTCCTCCCCTTCCTCGGGCACAACTTCGGCGTCGGCGAAGAAGCAGGGTCGGTCCTCGAACGCCTCTCTGAGACGCACGGCGACCGAATCGTCTTCGTCCACGAAGCCTCGGTCACGAGTGAGATGATTCGTGCGGCACGAGCGCGCTGGGACCTCCGCGTGGAGACGTACGACGACGAAGCAGAGCTACGCAAACGAATCCGCCTCTTCGTCGCCGACGTGATGAACCGGGAACTCTACGGAGAGTTGGAGCGACTCGACTAGATTGCTCATCGCTACCAACTAGCTCATCACACTTTTTTGACATTCTCACGAATTGTACGTCGTCATGCCCGACGATGCGCTCGGACAGGCGATGCTCGACCGGATGCGCGGATGCGTTCGCGCGCAGTGTGTCTACCGTGACGGGGACGACGTTGGCGACGCCCACATCTACGAACACTATCTGGTCCCACAGGAGCGCTGGCCTGACGAGAAGTGGGAGTTCGTCGGCTCACTGCGGACTCCCATGCTAGATGTCGGCTGTGGCGCGGGTCAACACGCGCTCGCCGTCCAGGAACGCGGTGACGTGGTTGCCTTCGACGTGAGTCCGAACGCAGTTCGTACGGCACGGGAACGGGGCGTCGAGACGGTGTTCGTCGGGGATATGTTCGAACGCAGTCTCTGTACGAGCCAGTTCGAGACAGTTCTCGCAAATGGGACACAGACCGGACTCGTCTCCACTCTCGAGCACCTCGCCGACCTGTTGGTGTCGCTGGATTCGTGTACGACGTCGAAAGGAGAACTCGTCGTCGACTCGTACGACCCGACGCGAATCGTCCCCGACGAGTTTTTTGGGTACAGACCTGACCCACGGCCCGGACTCGCTCGTCGGACGTTCCACGTCGAATACGGTGGCTTGCGAGGACCTGACCTCGAATTTCTCCTGCTCTCACCGGACCGCCTCAGAACGGCCGCAGGTGCTGCGGGTCTGGACGTAGAGCACGTTCACTATCCCACCACCAAATCGAGTTACTACAGGGCACGAATCCGCTAACTTTCGGGGTTGTACTCGCCCTATTCCCACCGATTCGTCGCCTCGTTCCGTCGGGGAAGGAACGGGAGCAACAACGCGACGACGAACACGATGGCCGCGATGACGAGATAGGAAGGCGTCGTCAGGACGAGGACGACGAGTGAGAAAACCGACGCCTGTCCGGCGTTGACCGCCATCACCGCTGCCGAATCGTTGTTCATCAGCACGAGGAACATGAAGATGACCTCGGCGAACGCCACTCTGAGTCCCGCCTTCGTGAACCACCACCCCGCAGAGAGCGGACCGCCAGTGAGCGCATTCAACTCGCGTCGGACTTTTCGTCGCCACGCGGCGTTCATGACACACCACTGTTGCATGTGAACATGACACGTGATTGGTCGGCAGAGAAGATAGTTTTCGCTGTCAGGAGAGCGTCGGTGAGACCGACCCGAGCGCCGCGTTGAAGTGGTCGCGTGTGATGCGAATCTCGTCTGCGTGCTCGTTTGCAGTCGTCCCTTCGTAGGCGTCGGCGACATCTTGGATGGCCCTGAGTGCGGCCTCCCGGCAGACTGCGGCGACGTCTGCGCCAGTGTAGCCGTCCATGTGAGCGGCCACGTCGTTCAGGTCGACATCGGAACTGAGGGGCTTGTCTCGGACGTGAACGTCGAGAATCGCCCGACGCGCCTCGATGTCGGGTGCAGGAACTTCGACGTGTGTCTCCAGTCGCCCGGGGCGGAGGAGCGCCGGGTCGAGGGCGTCACGCCGGTTCGTCGCCGCGAGGACGACGAGGTTCGGGTTGTCCGCGGCGTTGTCCATCTCGGTCAGGAGTTGCGAGACCACGCGTTCGGTGACGCCGGAGTCAGACCCCATCGAGTCTCGGTTCGTCGCGAGCGCGTCTATCTCGTCGAAGAAGAGGATGCTCGGCGCGGCCTGTCGGGCACGGTCGAACACCTCGCGGACGGACTTCTCAGACTCGCCGACGTAGCGGTCGAGGAGTTCCGGCCCTGCGACGTGGATGAAGTTGACCTCGCTTTCGGCCGCAATCGCGCGGGCGAGGAGCGTCTTTCCTGTTCCCGGTGGGCCGTAGAGGAGGAGGCCTGTCGGCGGGTCCGTCGCTGCCGCTTCGAAGAGTGGTGCGTAGGTCAACGGCCACGTGACGGCGCGTTCGAGCGTCCGTTTCACGTCGTCGAGGCCGCCGACGGCCTCGAAGCCCTTCGTCGGTTGTTCGGCGACGTACTCACGCATCGCAGAGGGTTCGACCGACGCCATCGCCGACTCGAAGTCGCCCCGCGTCACCGTCAGGTCGGCGACCGAAACGCCGTCACCGGACCGACGGGAGCGACGAAGTGCAGTCATGGCTGCCTCTTTCGCCAGCGATTCGAGGTCAGCACCGACGAATCCGTGTGTCCGCGAGGCGAGTCGGTCGATGTCGACGTCGTCTGCCAGCGGCATCTGGCGGGTGTGCACGTCGAGAATCTCACGTCGGCCGGCCACGTTCGGGACGCCAATCTCTATCTCGCGGTCGAATCGTCCACCGCGGCGGAGCGCCGGGTCGAGGCTATCGACGCGGTTCGTCGCGCCGATGACGACCACGTCTCCACGGGCGTCGAGGCCGTCCATGAGCGAGAGAAGTTGTCCGACGATGCGATTTTCGACGTCTCCCGCGTCGTCACGTTTCGACGCAATCGAGTCGATTTCGTCGAAGAAGATGATGCTCGGCGAGCGCTCGCGAGCCTCTTTGAACACCTCTCGGAGTTTCTCTTCGGACTCGCCTTTGTACTTCGAGAGCACTTCGGGCCCCGAAATCGTGATGAACGTCGCGTCGACTTCGTTGGCGACGGCTTTCGCGATGAGCGTCTTTCCGGTCCCCGGCGGGCCATGGAGGAGCACGCCTTTCGGCGGTTCGATGCCGAGGTGAGCGAATACCTCCGGTTCCGAAAGTGGGAGTTCTATCATCTCCCGGACGAGGTCGAGTTCGTTGTCGAGGCCACCGATGTCTTCGTAGGTCACGCCCGTCGCGCGCCCCTGGCTCCCCTCACCATCGCTGCCCGTCATACTCTTCACGGCATCTCGAACTGCCTCACTCGCACCTTTCGACTCTGTCGCGGTCACAGAGACCTTCGTGGCGTCGGTGACGCGAACGACACCGCTCGGTTTGGTCTCGCTCACGACGAGGGCGGCACCGCCGAGGCGCTCGACACGAACGCGGTCACCTGCCCGTAGGGGCCGATTCCGAATCTCGGATTTCACCACCTCTTCGATGGTCTCGCGGCTAACGCTAGTTCGCTCGAACGCGCTGGGCCCGGCGAGTGTCACCGCCGTGGCGTCGTCGACGTCTATCTTCTGGACGCGGACGGTGTCCCCGATTTTCACGCCAGCGTTCGCTCGCGTGTCGGCATCGACGAGAATCTCGCCGGCGTCGGCGCCGGGGCGAGCAGGCCACATCTTCGCGACTGTCTCGCGAGTCCCTTCGATGACCACTGTCTCGCCGCTCAACACGCTGAGTTCCCGGCGTGCAGTCTCCGGGAGGCGGGCGATGCCGCGACCCGCGTCGCGTTTTTCAGCGGCGCGGACCACGAGTGTCACCCCGTCTTCGGTCATAGCAGTGGTTTCGGCACCACGAGCCTTGAGGGTTCGCCCGGGGTAACCGTTTTCCGGACTCGTGTGATAGCTCTACACATGGTGACCACGACGAAAAAAGACGGTGAGACGTGGTTCCAGTGTGAAGAGTGCGGGATGCTGTTCGACGTCGAAGTCGACGCAAAAGCACACGAAGAGAACTGCGACACGGATAGCCCGTCGTACCTGCAGTAAGTCGCCCACGGGAGGACGTGGGAGTCTGCTGTGGGGAGACTACTCGGGGTCGTGTTCGGCGGCGATTCGCTCTGCGTGTTCGAGGGACGTCGCTCGCTCCCATCGGACGCGCTCGCCATCGCCGTAGGCGAGTACTTCTTTCAACTCGTCACGGAGGACGCCCACGCCGCGGCCGACGAGTTCGCCATCTGCGTCACCGAGTTCGTAGTAGCCGTAGGCTTCTGGCGCCTTCCCAATCGTCTGCTTCTCCAGTGGCTCCCATCGTTTCCGGAGCATCACTCAGAGACGAACTCGTAGGCGTTCTCGCTCCAATCGTCTTCGACGAAGACGAACACACGGCCACGAGCGACGTCTGGCTCCGCCTCGATTTCGAATCGGTGGCCGGGAAGGCGACGGACGACGACGCCGGGGAACAGTTCTTCTTCTTCGCCTTCGGCGAGGATGACGCGGCCGACACCGCTCGATTCGAGCACGTCGTCGTGCGTCTTGAGGTCGTTTACGTACATCATCACACCTTCCGTCTCGGTCGGGTCGGTGACGAGGACGTGGACTTCCTTTCCGGGCGGCGTGTTCAGCGTGCCCGTGGTTGCCTCGGGGACGCCTCGGTAGACTGTCGACCGATTGTCGATGTACTCCACTTCGACGCCGTAGTCGTGGAGTTCGATGCCGAGGGTACTCGGGGCGATATCGTTCCGGGCGCTCATACCACGCGATAACGCCGGAACGGTGAAAAGGAACGCGATACCGCCCATCGAACTGGTGGCGATGTGCCGCCCGCAACTGACTCGGAGTCGGCAGAGAGACCACCAGCCAACACCGGTTGATATGGCACCGACCGCCACTTCTTTCTCTCCGCTCGTTTCGGTAGAGGTATGCACGGCCGAGCCACCGCCCTCGGAGCGGGAACTGTCTTGAACGCCCTCGCGACGGGCACTGGCTCCGCGTTCGCTATCGACGCAGAGACCACCGCGACGGTCGAGTTAGACGAATCGGACCGCGTTCGCGGGACCATCGCGGAGGCACCAGACGCCGACACGCGACTCATCGAGCGCTGCGTCGAACTCGTCGTCGAGGAGTTCGGTGACGGCGAAGCCGGGGCTGTCGAGACGGAAAGCGACGTGCCGATGGCCGCTGGCCTCAAGAGTTCCAGCGCTGCCGCAAACGCGACGATTCTCGCCGCACTCGACGCAGTCGGTGCTTCGGTCGGCCCCGCACCGGACGACGACATCTCCCGTATCGACGCCTGCCGACTCGGTGTCCGCGCGGCCCGTGAAGTGGGCGTCACTGTCACCGGAGCGTTCGACGACGCCGCCGCCTCGATGCTCGGTGGGGTCGTCGTCACCGACAACACAGAAGACGAACTCGTCGTCCGCGACGAAGTCGACTGGGACGTTCTCGTGTGGACGCCGCCGGAACGCGCCTACAGCGCCGACGCCGACGTCTC
The genomic region above belongs to Haloferax marinisediminis and contains:
- a CDS encoding DUF7508 domain-containing protein; translated protein: MLRKRWEPLEKQTIGKAPEAYGYYELGDADGELVGRGVGVLRDELKEVLAYGDGERVRWERATSLEHAERIAAEHDPE
- a CDS encoding DUF5796 family protein — encoded protein: MSARNDIAPSTLGIELHDYGVEVEYIDNRSTVYRGVPEATTGTLNTPPGKEVHVLVTDPTETEGVMMYVNDLKTHDDVLESSGVGRVILAEGEEEELFPGVVVRRLPGHRFEIEAEPDVARGRVFVFVEDDWSENAYEFVSE
- a CDS encoding shikimate kinase, yielding MHGRATALGAGTVLNALATGTGSAFAIDAETTATVELDESDRVRGTIAEAPDADTRLIERCVELVVEEFGDGEAGAVETESDVPMAAGLKSSSAAANATILAALDAVGASVGPAPDDDISRIDACRLGVRAAREVGVTVTGAFDDAAASMLGGVVVTDNTEDELVVRDEVDWDVLVWTPPERAYSADADVSRCEDVASMANLVAELALEGRYAEAMTVNGLAFSAALDFPTDPAVEAMPIADGVSLSGTGPSVVAVGDRDDLEAVKRRWDARDGETRLTTTRTDGARIL